A part of Phoenix dactylifera cultivar Barhee BC4 chromosome 2, palm_55x_up_171113_PBpolish2nd_filt_p, whole genome shotgun sequence genomic DNA contains:
- the LOC103717279 gene encoding expansin-B11-like: MAASLLASFVTLSCLFTVSFCLKTKRFSLPMAGRGWSPAGATWYGSAHGAGSDGGACGYGDAVGQAPISAMIAAGSPSIFESGKGCGACYQVRCTTHKACSGKPVTVVITDSCPGGTCLRESAHFDLSGTAFGAMARPGMADELRNAGILPIQYSRVACEYPGKTITFHVEAGCNPYYFAMVVEFEDGDGDLAAVEIKDGSNAWRAMTQSWGAVWRLDSGSVLHAPFSIQLTSQYSGKKLVANNVIPAGWKPGATYRSFVNYS; the protein is encoded by the exons ATGGCTGCTTCTCTCCTGGCTAGTTTTGTTACCTTGTCGTGCCTCTTTACCGTGAGCTTCTGCTTAAAAACCAAACGCTTTTCTCTGCCGATGGCCGGACGTGGCTGGTCGCCGGCCGGAGCAACTTGGTATGGAAGTGCCCATGGAGCCGGAAGTGATG GGGGAGCTTGCGGATATGGGGATGCTGTGGGACAAGCCCCCATTTCTGCCATGATTGCCGCCGGAAGTCCTTCTATCTTTGAGTCAGGCAAAGGCTGCGGTGCTTGCTATCAG GTGAGGTGCACCACCCACAAGGCATGTTCAGGGAAGCCGGTGACGGTCGTGATCACCGACTCATGCCCCGGCGGTACATGCTTGAGAGAATCCGCTCATTTCGATCTCAGCGGGACCGCGTTTGGGGCGATGGCCCGGCCAGGCATGGCTGATGAGCTGCGGAACGCCGGAATCCTGCCAATCCAATACTCGAG AGTTGCATGCGAGTATCCAGGCAAGACGATCACCTTCCACGTGGAAGCCGGTTGCAATCCCTACTACTTCGCAATGGTGGTGGAGTTCGAGGACGGAGACGGAGACCTGGCTGCTGTGGAGATTAAGGATGGCTCTAATGCGTGGCGCGCCATGACACAATCATGGGGTGCGGTATGGAGGCTCGACTCTGGATCGGTGCTCCATGCGCCATTCTCGATTCAGTTGACGTCGCAGTACTCCGGCAAGAAGCTGGTCGCCAACAACGTGATTCCGGCGGGGTGGAAGCCGGGAGCCACCTACCGGTCTTTTGTCAACTATAGCTAG
- the LOC103717278 gene encoding quinone oxidoreductase-like, with protein sequence MSSVRVVISLKNPFPFGRNSRLPPLKPTPLRNKIPPVLSPLKPTVRTLRASAAAAEMVKAIRVHELGGPEVLKWEDVEIGEPREGEIRVKNKAIGVNFIDVYFRKGVYEAELPFTPGMEAVGVVTAVGPGLTDRKVGDIVAYAGNPMGSYAEEQILPASVAVPVPPAVDYKIAASVLLKGMTANVLLRQCFKVEAGHTILVHGAAGGVGSLLCQWAKALGATVIGTVSSEKKVAQAAEDGCHHVIIYTKEDFVAKVNEITDGKGVNVVYDSVGRDTFQGSLACLMSRGYMVSFGQSSGRPDPVPLSDLAQKSLFLTRPSLMHYTATREELLEAAGEIFANIASGVLRVRINHTYPLSDAACAHADLEARKTSGSIVLMPDS encoded by the exons ATGAGCTCGGTGAGGGTCGTTATCAGCCTGAAAAACCCCTTTCCTTTTGGTCGTAATAGTAGGCTGCCGCCGCTGAAACCCACTCCACTCCGCAACAAGATCCCCCCAGTCCTCTCCCCTCTGAAACCCACCGTCCGGACTTTGAGAGCCTCGGCGGCAGCGGCGGAGATGGTGAAGGCGATTCGAGTCCACGAGCTCGGCGGCCCCGAG GTCTTGAAATGGGAGGATGTGGAGATTGGAGAACCCAGGGAGGGGGAGATCCGAGTGAAGAACAAAGCGATTGGTGTCAACTTCATCGACGTGTATTTCCGCAAAGGAGTATACGAAGCAGAATTGCCTTTTACTCCCG GAATGGAAGCTGTGGGAGTGGTGACTGCTGTAGGCCCTGGGTTGACTGACAGAAAAGTTGGGGATATTGTTGCTTATGCTGGCAATCCAATGGGTTCTTATGCTGAAGAGCAAATTCTTCCTGCAAGTGTTGCAGTTCCTGTTCCACCTGCAGTTGATTATAAAATAGCGGCATCTGTTCTGCTGAAGGGCATGACTGCTAATGTTCTACTTCGCCAATGCTTCAAG GTAGAAGCAGGACACACTATTCTTGTTCATGGTGCAGCTGGTGGTGTTGGTTCACTACTTTGTCAGTGGGCAAAAGCCCTAGGTGCCACCGTCATTGGAACAGTTTCAAGTGAAAAAAAAGTAGCTCAAGCAGCTGAGGATGGATGCCACCATGTCATAATTTACACAAAGGAGGACTTTGtagccaaagtcaatgagataACTGATGGTAAAGGAGTTAATGTTGTCTATGATTCCGTTGGAAGAGATACATTCCAG GGATCCTTAGCATGCTTGATGTCACGGGGGTATATGGTCAGCTTTGGTCAGTCATCAGGAAGACCAGATCCAGTTCCCCTGAGTGACCTTGCTCAGAAATCTCTGTTCTTGACTAGGCCTAGTCTCATGCATTATACTGCTACCCGTGAAGAGCTTCTGGAAGCTGCTGGGGAGATATTTGCTAATATTGCATCTGGTGTGCTGCGGGTTCGCATCAACCATACCTACCCATTGTCTGATGCAGCATGCGCCCATGCTGACCTTGAAGCAAGGAAAACTTCCGGTTCCATAGTTCTGATGCCGGATAGCTAG